Part of the Dehalococcoidia bacterium genome, CCTCGTCCCGGCCGAGGCCAGTGAAGGCGTCGTGTAGCTGGGCGATCAGGCGCTCATCGAAGGCGTTGTGGACCTCGGGTCGGCTCAGGACGACACGGGCCACCGGGCCATCGCGGGATACGGTCAGCACCTGCTGGGACATGGCTACATGCGGAAGACGCCGAAGTGGGAGTCGGGAATGGGGGCGTTGAGGGCAGCGCTGATGCCCAGGGCCAGGGCCTGGCGGGTGTCCAGGGGATCAAGGATGCCGTCGTCCCACAGGCGGGCGGTGCTGTAATAGGCGCTGCCTTCGCGGGCGTACTTCTCCAAGATGGGACGCATGAACTCCTGCTGCTCCTCCTCGCTCATGTCCTGGCCGCGGGCGCGCAGGTTCTCCAGCCGAACCGTCAGCAGCACGCTGGCCGCCTGCTGGCCGCCCATGACCGATATCTGGGCGTTGGGCCACATCCAGAGCAGACGGGGCGAGTAGGCGCGGCCGCACATGGCGTAATTGCCGGCCCCGAAGGAGCCGCCGATGATGACGGTGAACTTGGGCACCTCGGCGCAGGCCACCGCCATCACCATCTTGGCGCCATGCTTGGCGATGCCCTCGTGCTCGTAGCGCGTCCCCACCATGAAGCCGGTGATGTTCTGCAGGAAGACCAGGGGTATCTTGCGGCGGGCGCACATCTGGACGAAATGGGCGCCCTTCAGGGCGCTCTCGGAGAAAAGGATACCGTTGTTGGCCACGATGCCCACCGGGTAACCCATGATGCGGGCAAAGCCGCACACCAGCGTCGGCCCGTAGGACGCCTTGAACTCGTGGAAGCGGCTGCCGTCCACCAGCCGGGCGATGACCTCGCGCACGTCGTAGGACTGGCGGTAGTCGGGCGGGACGATGCCGTAGATCTCCTCGGGGTCGTAGAGGGGCGGCTCCGGAGGGGCCACGGGCCAGGGGCAGCTCTTGGTCGCCCGCCCCAGATTGGCCACGATGCTGCGGCAGATGGAGAGGGCCTCCGCGTCGCTGCGGGCCAGGTGGTCGGCCACCCCGGAGATGTGGCTGTGGACATAGGCACCCCCCAGCTCTTCGGCCGAGACCTCCTCGCCGGTGGCAGCCTTCACCAGAGGCGGCCCGCCGATGAAGATGTGTCCCGTCCCCTGGACGATGATGGTCTCGTCGCTCATGGCCGGGACATAGGCGCCGCCGGCAGTGCACGGCCCCATCACCACAGAGATCTGAGGGATGCCTTTGGCTGACATACGGGCCTGGTTGTAGAAGATGCGCCCGAAATGGTCGCGGTCGGGGAAGACCTCGTCCTGCAGGGGCAGGAAGGCCCCGCCCGAGTCCACCAAGTAGATGCAGGGGAGCCAGTTCTGCTCGGCGATCTCCTGGGCCCGCAGGTGCTTCTTGACGGTCATGGGATAATAGGTGCCGCCCTTGACGGTGGCGTCGTTGGCGACGATGACCACCTCGCGGCCACAGACGCGGCCGATGCCGGTGACGATGCCCGCCGAAGGGGCCTCGTCCTCGTACATTCCCCAGGCGGCCAGCGGGCTCAGCTCCAGGAAAGCGGAACCGGGGTCGATGAGCCGTTCGATACGCTCGCGGGCGGTGAGCTTGCCGCGGGCGCGGTGCCGCTGCACCTGCTCCTCGCCGCCCCCCTGGCGCACCAGGGCCAGCCGCTCCTGCAGCTCGGAGACCAGGGCCCGCATGTGCTCGCGGTTACGGCGGAACTCGGCCGAGGCGGTGTCCACCGCGGTGGGCAACACCGGCACCTCGGCCCCCTCCAGGAAGGCAACGGCCTGGGCATCGGTGGCGGGAGGAGGCGACCAGACCAACCCATCACCCCGGCGGCCCCCGTGACGTACGAACGATCCGGGGCCGGCGGCAGAGCTAGTTTAGCAGATGCACAGCCAGCCGACACCGCCGCCAGGGGGTGACAGGAGGCGCCTCGGCAGTCAAGAATAATGGTTAGCCGGTCACGGACGGCGAGGAGGTCAACATGGCCCTGGTAGACGGCGGCGACCTGGTGGTGAAGGCCATCAAGCGCGAAGGGGTGGACGTCATCTTCACCCTCTGCGGTGGCCACGTGCAGGCCATCTACGATGCCTGTCTGGACGAAAACGTGCGGGTCATAGACGTGCGCCATGAGCAGGCGGCGGGCCATGCCGCCGAGGGGTGGTCGCGGGCCACCCGCCGCTGCGGGGTGGCGGTGGTAACCGCCGGGCCTGGCGTCACCGACGTGGTCACGGCGGTGGCCAACGCCTGGCACAACAAGAGCCCCATGCTGGTCATCGGCGGCCGCAGTCCCCTCAACCGCTTCGAGATGGGTGCCCTGCAGGAGATGGACCACGTGGAGCTCCTGCGCCCCATCACCAAATGGGCCCGCTGCGTCTACGAGACCAAGCGCATACCGGAATACATAGCCACTGCCTTCCGCCATGCCATGACCGGCCGACGCGGCCCCGTCTTTCTGGAGATCCCGTCCGACGTCCTCTTCCAGAAGGTGGAAGAGTCGGAAGTCTACTTCCCCGAGCGCTATCGCCCCGAGGGCCGGCGCTACCCCGATCCGCAGGTGGTGAAGCAGGCGGCCGCTATCCTGGCCCGGGCCGAGCGACCGGTGGTGATGGCCGGTTCCCAGATCTACTGGGACGAGGCCCACGAGGAGCTTCGCCAGCTCATCGAGCTGCTGGACGCCCCCGTGTACCTCAACGCCATGGGCCGCGGCTGCATACGCCAGGACCACCGCCTGTTCTTCTCGCGGACGCGGCGCACCGCCTTCGCCAAGGCCGATGCGGTCCTGGTCATCGGCACCCCCTTCGACTTCCGCCTGGCCTACGGGCGGCGCTTCGGCCCCGAGGCGAAGATCGTGCAGGTGGACTCGGACCCGGCCGAGCTAGGACGCAACCGCGACGTGGACGTGGCCATCGAGGCCGACGCCAAGGCTGCCCTCCAGTCCCTCATCGCCGAGCTGGAGGGCCGCTCTTACCGGCACGACGAGTGGGTGAAGGCGCTGCGGGAGGAGGAGGACAAGATCCGCGCCCAGCGGGAGGAGTGGGAGAACTCGGACCGGGTGCCCATCCACCCCCTGCGCCTGTGCAAGGAGATGGCCGCCTTCGTCGATGAGAACACCATCGTGGTGGGGGACGGCGGCGACATCGTCAACCTGGCCGCCCAGGTGCTGCCCATCAACCAGCCCGGGCAGTGGTACGACCCAGGGCCCTTCGGGACCCTGGGGGTGGGCACCGGCTTCTGCATGGCCCTCTCCTGCGTCTACCCCGGCAAGCGCATCCTGATGGTCAACGGCGACGGCACCTTCGGGCTGAACGGCTTCGAGTTCGACACCTTCGTGCGCTTCGGCATGCCGGTGGTGTCGGTGGTGGGCAACGACCGCCAGTGGGGGCAGATCACCGTCGGCCAGAAGCTCATGTATGGCAAGGACAGGGTCGTCGCCTCGCTGCTGGGCGACAACGCCCGCTACGACCTGGTGGTGGAGGCGCTGGGCGGCCACGGCGAGTTCGTCACCGAGCCGCAGCAGATCCGCCCAGCCCTGGAGCGGGCCTTTGCCTCGGGCAAGCCCGCCTGTGTCAACGTCATCCTCGACCAGGAGCCGCCAGGCATCCGGGGTGGCTACGAATTCATGTAGCGCTGGCCCCTATGGGCTACTGCGTCTTCTGCGAGATCGTCGCCCGTCGCGAGCCCGCCGAAGTCCTTTACGAGGACGACGAGGTGATGGTCTTCCGCAACCGTCTGCGCTGGGTGCCGGTGATGCTCTTGGCCATCCCCAAGGCCCACATGACCCAGGAGGAGCTGTGGCGGGAC contains:
- a CDS encoding acetolactate synthase — encoded protein: MALVDGGDLVVKAIKREGVDVIFTLCGGHVQAIYDACLDENVRVIDVRHEQAAGHAAEGWSRATRRCGVAVVTAGPGVTDVVTAVANAWHNKSPMLVIGGRSPLNRFEMGALQEMDHVELLRPITKWARCVYETKRIPEYIATAFRHAMTGRRGPVFLEIPSDVLFQKVEESEVYFPERYRPEGRRYPDPQVVKQAAAILARAERPVVMAGSQIYWDEAHEELRQLIELLDAPVYLNAMGRGCIRQDHRLFFSRTRRTAFAKADAVLVIGTPFDFRLAYGRRFGPEAKIVQVDSDPAELGRNRDVDVAIEADAKAALQSLIAELEGRSYRHDEWVKALREEEDKIRAQREEWENSDRVPIHPLRLCKEMAAFVDENTIVVGDGGDIVNLAAQVLPINQPGQWYDPGPFGTLGVGTGFCMALSCVYPGKRILMVNGDGTFGLNGFEFDTFVRFGMPVVSVVGNDRQWGQITVGQKLMYGKDRVVASLLGDNARYDLVVEALGGHGEFVTEPQQIRPALERAFASGKPACVNVILDQEPPGIRGGYEFM
- a CDS encoding methylcrotonoyl-CoA carboxylase, which codes for MPVLPTAVDTASAEFRRNREHMRALVSELQERLALVRQGGGEEQVQRHRARGKLTARERIERLIDPGSAFLELSPLAAWGMYEDEAPSAGIVTGIGRVCGREVVIVANDATVKGGTYYPMTVKKHLRAQEIAEQNWLPCIYLVDSGGAFLPLQDEVFPDRDHFGRIFYNQARMSAKGIPQISVVMGPCTAGGAYVPAMSDETIIVQGTGHIFIGGPPLVKAATGEEVSAEELGGAYVHSHISGVADHLARSDAEALSICRSIVANLGRATKSCPWPVAPPEPPLYDPEEIYGIVPPDYRQSYDVREVIARLVDGSRFHEFKASYGPTLVCGFARIMGYPVGIVANNGILFSESALKGAHFVQMCARRKIPLVFLQNITGFMVGTRYEHEGIAKHGAKMVMAVACAEVPKFTVIIGGSFGAGNYAMCGRAYSPRLLWMWPNAQISVMGGQQAASVLLTVRLENLRARGQDMSEEEQQEFMRPILEKYAREGSAYYSTARLWDDGILDPLDTRQALALGISAALNAPIPDSHFGVFRM
- a CDS encoding HIT domain-containing protein codes for the protein MGYCVFCEIVARREPAEVLYEDDEVMVFRNRLRWVPVMLLAIPKAHMTQEELWRDMGRVGRVAVEMGRKFCPNGFRLLSNFGFDAMQSQEHAHVHILGGTFLGEYV